In Paractinoplanes brasiliensis, the following proteins share a genomic window:
- a CDS encoding LytR C-terminal domain-containing protein, with the protein MSFARVRALIVVGVLALAAVVFVVVALVRDTQGGTNAGEDCPAGAPLADLGLPDDPAEVSIKVYNGTDKPGLADSVTNEFKNRRFTTQKPAESKTKYKGVAEIRYGPEAVGKAQLLRAYFLAQSKMSYSAKRKGQVIDIVIGNEFRQLATTTEVNQSLVEVGEPTLPPGSCLKPAEKAKDS; encoded by the coding sequence ATGAGCTTTGCGCGCGTACGAGCGCTGATCGTCGTCGGCGTGCTCGCCCTGGCCGCAGTGGTGTTCGTGGTCGTGGCGCTGGTGCGCGACACCCAGGGCGGCACGAACGCGGGCGAGGACTGCCCCGCCGGCGCGCCCCTGGCCGACCTCGGGCTGCCCGACGATCCGGCCGAGGTCTCGATCAAGGTCTACAACGGCACCGACAAGCCGGGCCTGGCCGACAGCGTCACCAACGAGTTCAAAAACCGGCGCTTCACCACGCAGAAGCCGGCCGAGAGCAAGACGAAGTACAAGGGCGTGGCCGAGATCCGCTACGGGCCGGAGGCGGTCGGCAAGGCCCAGCTGCTCCGGGCGTACTTCCTGGCCCAGTCCAAGATGTCGTACAGCGCCAAGCGCAAGGGCCAGGTCATCGACATCGTGATCGGCAACGAGTTCCGTCAGCTGGCCACCACCACCGAGGTCAACCAGTCGCTGGTCGAGGTGGGCGAGCCGACGCTGCCGCCGGGCTCCTGCCTCAAGCCCGCAGAGAAGGCCAAAGACTCCTGA
- a CDS encoding DUF4193 domain-containing protein: MATDYDAPRRDEVDLGEDSLEELKARRADSQSGSVDVDEVEVAESFELPGADLADEELTVKVLPMQTDEFRCSRCFLVHHRSQLAAERNGELICRECA, from the coding sequence ATGGCCACCGACTACGACGCCCCGCGTCGCGATGAGGTCGACCTCGGCGAGGACAGCCTCGAGGAGCTCAAGGCCCGCCGAGCCGACTCGCAGTCGGGTTCAGTGGATGTCGACGAGGTCGAGGTGGCGGAGAGCTTCGAGCTGCCCGGCGCCGACCTGGCAGACGAGGAGCTCACCGTCAAGGTGCTGCCGATGCAGACCGACGAGTTCCGCTGTTCCCGCTGTTTCCTCGTTCACCACCGCAGCCAGCTGGCCGCGGAGCGCAACGGGGAGCTGATCTGCCGCGAGTGTGCCTGA
- the dut gene encoding dUTP diphosphatase has product MTDPTATDVVIPIRRLDPDLPLPAYAHPGDAGADLVAAEDAELAPGHRAKVRTGIAVAIPDGYVGLVHPRSGLAARLGVTVLNAPGTVDAGYRGEILVILVNHDPVNTVKISRGDRIAQLVVQRVERASFHVVDDLGDTARGAGGHGSTGGHSALPTQQQFRTEGGYDVLP; this is encoded by the coding sequence TTGACCGACCCGACTGCGACCGACGTGGTGATCCCGATTCGCCGGCTCGATCCCGACCTGCCGCTTCCGGCGTACGCGCACCCCGGTGACGCGGGCGCCGACCTGGTCGCCGCCGAGGACGCCGAGCTGGCGCCGGGGCATCGGGCCAAGGTGCGTACGGGCATTGCGGTGGCCATCCCGGACGGGTACGTCGGTCTCGTGCACCCCCGATCCGGCCTTGCCGCGCGCCTGGGTGTGACGGTGCTGAACGCGCCCGGTACGGTCGACGCCGGTTATCGAGGCGAGATTCTGGTGATTCTCGTGAACCACGACCCGGTGAACACCGTCAAGATCTCGCGTGGCGACCGCATCGCCCAGCTGGTCGTCCAGCGGGTCGAGCGGGCCTCGTTCCACGTGGTCGACGACCTCGGCGACACCGCTCGTGGCGCCGGTGGGCACGGGTCCACCGGCGGGCACAGCGCGCTGCCCACGCAGCAGCAGTTCAGGACGGAAGGTGGCTACGATGTTCTCCCGTAA
- a CDS encoding inositol monophosphatase family protein, translating into MGAGTNPGNDFDATLLELAVRVARDAAATARRMRAEAIGDVETKSTATDVVTAADKAVERQVVEALRAARPGDGVLGEEYGADEASGRGADGATEPGAVRWILDPIDGTVNYLYGLPQYAVSLAAELDGTVVAGVVVNAATGAEWTATLGGGAWRDGRRLRCSAPAGLGQALVGTGFSYDARRREHQGGVVAGLITRVRDIRRFGAAALDLCAVAEGMLDGYYEKGLNPWDWAAGGLVATEAGAVVSGLNGAAPGSGLLVAASPAVFDELHDLLADLDASGGP; encoded by the coding sequence ATGGGGGCCGGGACAAATCCCGGTAACGATTTCGATGCGACGCTGCTGGAGCTGGCCGTACGGGTGGCGCGGGATGCTGCTGCCACCGCCCGGCGCATGCGGGCCGAGGCGATCGGCGACGTCGAGACCAAGAGCACCGCGACAGATGTGGTGACGGCGGCCGACAAGGCGGTCGAGCGGCAGGTCGTAGAGGCCTTGCGGGCGGCCCGGCCGGGCGACGGGGTGCTCGGCGAGGAGTACGGCGCAGACGAGGCGAGCGGGCGCGGCGCCGACGGGGCAACCGAGCCGGGTGCGGTCCGCTGGATCCTCGACCCGATCGACGGCACGGTGAACTACCTGTACGGACTCCCGCAGTATGCGGTCTCGCTGGCCGCCGAGCTGGACGGCACGGTGGTGGCCGGGGTGGTGGTCAACGCGGCCACCGGCGCCGAGTGGACGGCGACGCTCGGGGGCGGGGCCTGGCGCGACGGCCGGCGGCTGCGGTGCTCGGCCCCCGCCGGGCTCGGTCAGGCGCTGGTCGGCACGGGGTTCAGCTACGACGCCCGGCGGCGCGAGCATCAAGGTGGTGTCGTGGCCGGTCTGATCACCCGGGTGCGGGACATCCGGCGGTTCGGCGCGGCGGCCCTCGACCTGTGCGCGGTGGCCGAGGGGATGCTCGACGGGTACTACGAGAAGGGGCTGAACCCCTGGGACTGGGCCGCTGGGGGACTGGTCGCCACCGAGGCCGGCGCTGTGGTGTCCGGCCTGAACGGCGCCGCGCCCGGGTCAGGGCTGCTGGTGGCCGCCTCACCGGCGGTCTTCGATGAGCTGCACGACCTGCTGGCCGATCTCGACGCCTCAGGCGGTCCGTGA
- a CDS encoding DUF3093 domain-containing protein: MTPESPARTTPAPAYSERLGLTWWIWPVSLLVVAIVAFEILLGFHDVPTWVPFAVLVPLTVAGLLWTGRIRVAVTDGELRVDDARLPVEFIADVVALDSDGKREALGVGAHPLAFVIQRPWIGPAVQVLLNDPDDPTPYWIVSTRRPVELATALLKARDQGKP, translated from the coding sequence GTGACACCGGAGTCTCCCGCGCGCACCACCCCGGCCCCCGCCTATTCCGAGCGGCTCGGCCTCACGTGGTGGATCTGGCCGGTCTCGCTGCTCGTGGTCGCGATCGTGGCGTTCGAGATCCTGCTCGGCTTCCACGACGTGCCGACCTGGGTCCCGTTCGCCGTCCTGGTCCCGCTCACCGTGGCCGGGCTGCTGTGGACGGGGCGCATCCGCGTGGCCGTGACCGATGGTGAGCTGCGGGTGGACGACGCCCGCCTGCCGGTCGAGTTCATCGCCGACGTGGTCGCGCTCGACTCCGACGGCAAGCGTGAGGCTCTCGGTGTGGGCGCCCACCCGCTCGCGTTCGTGATCCAGCGCCCCTGGATCGGCCCGGCCGTGCAGGTGCTGCTCAACGACCCCGACGACCCCACGCCGTACTGGATCGTCAGCACCCGGCGCCCGGTCGAGCTGGCCACCGCCCTGCTCAAGGCCCGCGACCAGGGCAAGCCCTAG